Proteins encoded within one genomic window of Mya arenaria isolate MELC-2E11 chromosome 13, ASM2691426v1:
- the LOC128215418 gene encoding uncharacterized protein LOC128215418 encodes MSYLGKGTCSIGANNTSYLGYWTCTIGANNTSYLGYGTCTIGANNTSYLGYWTCTIGANNTSYLGYGTCTIGANNTSYLGYGTCTIGANNTSYLGYGTCTIGANNTSYLGYGTCTIGANNTSYLGYGTCTIGANNTSYLGYGTCTIGANNTSYLGYGTCTIGANNTSYLGYGTCTIGANNPSYLGYGTCTIGANDTSYLGYGTCTIGANDTSYLGYGTCTIGANDTSYLGYGTCTIGANEMSFL; translated from the coding sequence ATGTCATACCTGGGAAAAGGGACGTGCAGCATCGGTGCCAATAACACGTCATACCTGGGATATTGGACGTGCACCATCGGTGCCAATAACACGTCATACCTGGGATATGGGACGTGCACCATCGGTGCCAATAACACGTCATACCTGGGATATTGGACGTGCACCATCGGTGCCAATAACACGTCATACCTGGGATATGGGACGTGCACCATCGGTGCCAATAACACGTCATACCTGGGATATGGGACGTGCACCATCGGTGCCAATAACACGTCATACCTGGGATATGGGACGTGCACCATCGGTGCCAATAACACGTCATACCTGGGATATGGGACGTGCACCATCGGTGCCAATAACACGTCATACCTGGGATATGGGACGTGCACCATCGGTGCCAATAACACGTCATACCTGGGATATGGGACGTGCACCATCGGTGCCAATAACACGTCATACCTGGGATATGGGACGTGCACCATCGGTGCCAATAACACGTCATACCTGGGATATGGGACGTGCACCATCGGTGCCAATAACCCGTCATACCTGGGATATGGGACGTGCACCATCGGTGCCAATGACACGTCATACCTGGGATATGGGACGTGCACCATCGGTGCCAATGACACGTCATACCTGGGATATGGGACGTGCACCATCGGTGCCAATGACACGTCATACCTGGGATATGGGACGTGCACCATCGGTGCCAATGAAATGTCGTTCTTGTGA
- the LOC128215417 gene encoding uncharacterized protein LOC128215417 produces MDSSDKRKNWKPTAYTRICSEHLLDGVGPNFVHSNKIPTENLAQRPKTVATKSRRVLLQIKPETCDVGFGTCKPEITIEDVHYSEEKIQFYTGLPNYHTFEALFTTLTNLDNNTLSSGTGRTRKHRPVD; encoded by the exons ATGGATTCTAGCGATAAGCGTAAAAACTGGAAACCTACAGCATATACACGAATCTGCTCGGAACACCTTCTTGATGGTGTTGGGCCTAATTTTGTTCACAGTAATAAGATTCCAACTGAGAACCTAGCACAGCGACCAAAGACAGTAGCAACTAAATCGAGAAGAGTTTTACTTCAG ATTAAGCCTGAAACCTGTGATGTTGGTTTTGGAACATGTAAACCTGAGATTACTATAGAAGACGTCCATTACTCTGAGGAAAAGATACAGTTTTATACAGGACTTCCAAACTATCACACATTTGAAGCTTTATTTACCACTCTTACTAATTTAGATAACAATACCCTTTCTAGTGGAACAGGTCGGACGCGAAAACATAGACCAGTTGATTAA